tcgatgcccgtGCCGTTGAACTCTAGATTAtaaggtccagactcgattatatacagaccgccacctttttgttggaatattgctgagtgcggcataaaactaaacgcactcacacTATGAAAATGCCCGGCCTGGAATGATGACCGCCTTCGGATTGTTTTTTGCATTTGATGATAAAATGCTCAAAGCCAAACTGTTGTTTCAACAAATtgggccctgtctacagagtagacactatgttgaagcaacatggccATCACGTACTGTCATCCTTACCAAGAAGAATTGAATCCAATTGAGTTGATTTGGCCAATGTTCAAATTTATGTAGCtacacaaaacttgcagttcataaAAACTTCGCTAAGAGTAGCCATAAATGAGAGGATGTCTGCAATCAATGCTAAGGAATGGTCCGAATGTTGCAAACATGTCAAAACTATTGACGATTGCTACTGGCAACGAGAAATTGCAGTAGAAAAAGAAATTGGAGGAGAAATTGGAAAAGATTTAGGACTGACAAGTAATTCAGACACCAAGACCGATTCAGAAAGGGACGACTAAGGCCCGAATTCAGTCTGTCTAAATCAGTACACTCCATCAAGGATCTAATCAGTTTTGCACCCATGTGTGGGGAGGATGCACCAGACAACATGTCGATTATTAGTGCTGTGCAATATTACGGGTAAACTGGTATATACCGGCACAGTATCTCTCGATACGACTACGTGGAAATGTTTTTATCGGTGGCTCCAAAAGTGACAAAATGCCCATTCTACCAAATGCTTTGTTTTGTGCGTTTTAGTGGTTTTATATATGACGTTTTGGGAAATAAGGGGTCCTCAAATGGACCAATCTTTTAAGAGAAGCAAGATTTACGGATGTCAATTTCTtgttgtgaataacacgacgtgGCGGAGTGTATGCTTGCGCCTTCATCAACGTCATGTAGGAGCAAGAGCACTCTCCGAAACATCATGTTATTCACAATATAGaaactgacatccataaatcttgcttttctttccTGAATTCCTTGTCAGAGATTTGACCAATAATGTATTTGGACTTATTAGTAAGGCCTAACGTTCAGTGTGAccattttttgttttataatgGGACAAATATTATCATGTTATCATAAAGGCCAAAGTCTTATACATTTTCTAGACTATGATGACATTGTAGTTCAGTTCACCTAAATCATGCTTTTGTTTTACTTTGCAATTGTTCATGTTAACACATGTTTATACTGGTGTTGAAAGTGCATCAATCTCTGAAATACAGTTACAAAAGTTACACACGTATAGTTTTGCACTCAAGTAAAAACACCGATCATGAAATGCATGTTATACTATTAActttatcattattttatgaTATGCAATACTGTACGTTAATTAATAATTCTACATTCAGGCTGTGTATAATTTTATTTATCTGTAAGCCATTAgcgctacgatgatcgtaactccgatactttaacatagacttacgacagtcctAGCGTTACGATCTTTTTGAGGAACGGGACCCAGGTTACTTGCCCCGCCTACGCGTTCACGGTGCTggttcatctaatacttgtcaagcagtagtatGATATAACAATCAAGACACCATTCGCATGAGAAAATTGAACTTcgcaatatttagacgacaacctgtttccctcttgtttcaaatggaatgttctggagggcgtgtCCATGTATGCAGATATGCAGGTCGAGGCTCATCTTATACTTGTCAAGCCGACAGAGTTACGTCAGGTCATAACGTCACGAACGCTGTGTGGATCGAGACAAGGGTTTGTCTTTTGACCTTATTATTGTACTATGTCACTATATTTCGCAGGCCATTTGTAATGAGGTGACGCGAGATCCCATCCAGGAATGTGTGTGGCCGGCCGGACTCAACCCCTTTGCTGACCAGATAGCTGAGGGAGGCCGCATTATCGCCTACAGGATCCAGTGGTTCAGTGGAGCATGGTCTGGGTGGTACGTCCCCGGGTACAACGACCTggacaacaaaatcaacctccaGGGTGGGCCTTGCGATGAGCTTCCGTACGGACCCAACTCAATGAGAAGGAAGTGGGCGAGCTTCTATGATCATAGGCACACCTACATAATCTGTAAAGCAGCCTAAGTCGTGTGTACGTCTTGTGCAAGTCACCTCTTTGACAACATGATAATAAACACATTGAAACGTTtctgaatgtttgtttttctattAAAAGACACATACCTGGCGTTTAGCTTTTGACATTTGTGAAAGTAGAGACTCTGAGAGTCGAGGCTGTTTTGTATGTCTCAACAACTCTCATTTGTttaattcgctcactcactcacccattcaatCTGTCAACCACCCATACATATTTGACCTTCTCCGTCGAATATTGGATCTGGACAATGGGAAAACTGTAAAACATAAGCGTGAGAAAATGTGGAAAAATAGTAGATATATTCCAAATACCATGTAAACTGATACTTGATATCAAGTAAACCAGACGGATCGGATCTGATCCAGTGACCCATAGTAATTTGCAGATATCAAATGCTTTACATCTCCTTTACATATTCACACTTACTTCTGGCCCTCTATGCTCTCTTTCACTCAAATGAGATAAATACACTTTGCTCACCTTAAATCAACTCAACTCTATTGAACTCCAGCGAACCATACCATACTCATCTCCACTCAACTCAAGTGCAAGATATTCCGTTCATTAAACTATACTCATCTCACCCCCGGTCAGCCCCAGTGCACtatactcatctcacctccaATCAGATCTAGTGCACtatactcatctcacctccactcagTTCCAGTGCACTATAAtcatctcacctccactcagCTCCAGTGCTTCATACTCATCTCGCCTC
This genomic stretch from Haliotis asinina isolate JCU_RB_2024 chromosome 4, JCU_Hal_asi_v2, whole genome shotgun sequence harbors:
- the LOC137282708 gene encoding uncharacterized protein, whose amino-acid sequence is MTTMMLPLLLLALPVIALAVAPDAVHHNINTQAICNEVTRDPIQECVWPAGLNPFADQIAEGGRIIAYRIQWFSGAWSGWYVPGYNDLDNKINLQGGPCDELPYGPNSMRRKWASFYDHRHTYIICKAA